The Candidatus Gracilibacteria bacterium genome includes a window with the following:
- a CDS encoding HAD hydrolase-like protein produces the protein MPKQYLIFDFDGTLVDSLGDTGKTILSILSEVPDTNIDKANEYFLKSTGTPLIQQIEEFYTGRNINSRELSEKIYTKFLTFDWQFFPGVREKIQELAGKYTLFLTTGNSTPVAEKHLKKSGIYEYFAVILGSEKILKGHQHLEIFEGYSQDKEFYQKSIYIGDGNSDRDFAREKGIDFIHIGNSGIDKYEIPSVVDIDSILNLLT, from the coding sequence ATGCCAAAACAATACCTCATCTTCGATTTCGATGGTACGCTCGTGGATAGTCTATGAGATACTGGGAAAACCATACTCAGCATACTTTCTGAAGTTCCTGACACGAACATCGACAAGGCAAATGAATATTTCCTGAAAAGTACATGAACACCACTGATTCAACAAATTGAAGAATTTTATACATGAAGAAATATAAATTCCCGAGAATTAAGTGAGAAAATATATACAAAATTTCTCACATTTGATTGGCAATTTTTCCCATGAGTTCGAGAAAAGATCCAGGAATTGGCAGGAAAATATACGCTTTTTCTCACCACAGGAAACTCGACTCCGGTAGCTGAGAAACACCTCAAAAAATCGGGAATCTATGAGTATTTCGCAGTCATTCTCTGAAGTGAAAAAATACTCAAATGACACCAACATCTGGAAATATTCGAATGATATTCCCAAGACAAAGAGTTCTATCAGAAATCTATCTACATTGGCGATGGGAATTCAGACAGAGACTTCGCCAGAGAAAAATGAATCGACTTCATCCATATCTGAAATTCTGGAATAGACAAATATGAGATTCCTTCAGTAGTTGATATTGATTCGATTCTCAATCTTCTCACCTAG
- a CDS encoding ATP-binding protein has product MHVLLCGISGVGKTTLAKQLSKDFGLICSTSSDDIHTWIRKNFGFLGQGELDINSPEYKITQLITKVYQQVEILLQSRRKNMVIDAANQTEKIRSRIAKLLPEKPIIIYITCNQEELYHRLQNRDNPEVWLELHLKQKTSFEPPENPDIIYNTSTDSYEYVKHQIALRGKNK; this is encoded by the coding sequence ATGCACGTTCTTCTCTGTGGCATATCTTGAGTATGAAAAACAACACTTGCAAAACAGTTAAGTAAGGATTTTTGATTGATTTGTAGTACATCAAGTGATGATATTCATACATGGATTCGTAAGAACTTCTGATTTTTAGGACAGGGTGAATTGGATATTAACTCTCCGGAATATAAAATAACTCAACTTATAACAAAAGTATATCAACAAGTTGAGATACTTTTACAATCAAGAAGAAAAAATATGGTGATTGATGCTGCAAATCAAACTGAAAAGATACGATCTAGGATAGCTAAGTTGCTGCCTGAAAAACCGATAATCATATATATAACTTGTAACCAGGAAGAGCTTTATCATCGTTTACAAAATCGGGATAATCCAGAAGTATGGTTAGAATTGCATCTCAAACAAAAAACTAGCTTTGAACCTCCTGAAAATCCAGATATAATCTATAATACTTCAACTGATTCCTACGAGTATGTAAAACATCAAATTGCCTTAAGAGGCAAAAATAAATAG
- a CDS encoding response regulator transcription factor — protein sequence MHISIIDDEKILTKNVAKKLKNNGYSVSPFTSYKEFIQKGDHHSDLYIIDISLGDGNGFDIIENLRKHKCIAPVMIISGYEDSDNIIYGLNIGADDYLTKPFIPEELLARVHALLRRPRMIRTVEILSYKNIHLNVFEGSVEVDGEIISLSKKEFLILELFLRAPGKIIERSELIRKVWGSYQELEVSDNTINVTLSRIRKKFGENFLLETVYNHGFVLK from the coding sequence ATGCATATTTCTATCATCGATGATGAGAAAATCCTCACAAAAAATGTCGCAAAAAAACTCAAGAATAATGGATATTCTGTGAGTCCTTTTACCTCATACAAGGAATTCATACAAAAATGAGATCATCATTCTGATCTCTATATTATCGATATTTCACTCTGAGATGGGAACGGTTTCGACATCATAGAAAATCTCAGAAAACATAAATGTATAGCTCCAGTCATGATCATATCATGATATGAAGATAGTGATAATATCATCTATGGACTCAACATCGGAGCGGACGATTACCTGACAAAACCATTTATTCCAGAAGAACTCCTTGCTCGAGTCCATGCACTTCTGCGTCGACCACGAATGATTCGAACTGTAGAAATTCTCTCCTATAAAAATATTCACCTAAATGTTTTTGAGGGAAGTGTCGAAGTAGATGGAGAAATCATTTCTCTCTCAAAAAAAGAATTCCTCATTCTAGAACTCTTTCTCAGAGCGCCAGGAAAAATAATAGAACGGTCTGAACTTATCAGAAAAGTCTGGTGATCATATCAAGAATTGGAAGTATCAGATAATACAATCAATGTCACACTCTCGAGAATAAGAAAAAAATTCGGAGAAAATTTCCTCCT
- a CDS encoding metallophosphoesterase, whose translation MLQLLVFFAIFTSIIFGWAYAMSILIIGLFPFLSAFTLHWMLFSLSSTTLFIVGLMAGNVFQSEIISVIYRIGSIWLGALTITGGIAIVFMIIAQIFGLTYTHVGFFILFIILALTVNIWGIYASYVPRITEYSVNIEKNHDWHGKKIIMVADTHYGNIYGREDARRLVERINSLSGEIVIIPGDFFDGPKIDYEAVAQEFRNIKAPLGTLFANGNHEEYRNTGVIIESLENAGITILNNKKVTLNGMTFAGVTYHASESAAGLGHNLDTLNLKKDEPVILLKHKPTLYTTIQEYPIDLVVSGHTHRGQMWPFSYITDLIYKKYSYGMNIDNTLTSITTSGVGSWGPPQRIGTRSEIVVINIQ comes from the coding sequence ATGCTCCAACTCTTAGTATTTTTCGCTATCTTCACCAGTATCATCTTCTGATGGGCGTATGCTATGAGTATTCTGATTATAGGACTATTCCCATTCCTTTCTGCATTCACACTTCATTGGATGCTATTTTCTCTCTCAAGTACGACTCTCTTCATCGTCGGACTCATGGCAGGAAATGTATTCCAGAGTGAGATTATCAGTGTGATATATCGAATCGGATCCATATGGCTCTGAGCCTTGACGATCACGGGTGGAATCGCTATTGTATTTATGATTATAGCGCAAATATTTGGGCTTACGTATACGCATGTTGGATTTTTCATACTTTTCATTATTTTAGCATTGACAGTAAATATCTGGGGAATCTATGCGAGCTATGTTCCGAGAATCACCGAATACAGCGTGAACATAGAGAAAAATCATGATTGGCATGGGAAGAAAATCATTATGGTGGCTGATACTCACTATGGAAACATTTATGGTCGAGAAGACGCTCGAAGACTCGTAGAAAGAATCAATTCACTTTCTTGAGAAATTGTTATTATTCCTGGGGATTTTTTCGATGGCCCAAAAATCGACTATGAAGCCGTAGCTCAAGAATTCAGAAATATCAAAGCACCTCTGGGAACACTTTTTGCCAATGGGAATCATGAAGAATACAGAAATACTGGAGTCATCATCGAATCGCTCGAGAATGCTGGAATCACTATTCTCAACAATAAAAAAGTGACTCTGAATGGAATGACTTTCGCAGGTGTCACGTATCATGCATCCGAAAGTGCCGCAGGACTGGGGCACAATCTCGATACACTCAATCTCAAAAAAGATGAACCAGTAATTCTCCTCAAACACAAGCCAACACTCTACACGACGATACAAGAATATCCGATTGATCTCGTGGTATCAGGACATACGCACCGCGGACAGATGTGGCCTTTTTCTTATATCACGGATCTGATATACAAGAAATATTCTTATGGTATGAATATCGATAATACACTCACTTCTATCACGACAAGCGGTGTCGGAAGCTGGTGACCACCACAGAGAATCGGAACACGCAGCGAGATTGTGGTCATAAACATACAATAA
- a CDS encoding class I tRNA ligase family protein, with the protein MPFPSISPKQSFPALESEILAYWKANNTFKKSIESRPEDNPYRFYDGPPFITGTPHYGSLLSSIVKDVVGRYWTMRGKRVDRVWGWDCHGLPIEEKVQKKLGLKSNREIEEHGVKSFIDGCYEYTQSTSAEWDWYIDKIGRWVDMDRAYRTMDQDYMESVMWVFKQLWDKGLIYEGKRVSLYSWKLSTPISNFEVAMDDTYQDVNDPAITVKFRLEANDKFPENTSILAWTTTPWTIPANMALGIGEKITYVLVENNGENYIVAATRAETVFKGKGEYTVVREFSGADLVGLSYIPPFPEYYKNKWDALSPEGVQSEILKHLTNSKAYFDGLKEGRLRTYHKVYAADFATDTDGTGIVHIAPEFGDVDFGLAKKYGIPVTEAMDEAGKYTAEIFDYEGTHYLDLENPEKGANKINIERMKANNTLFKLEGITHRVPFCPRSGTPLMQRAQSSWFIDIQSQKDKLLEANKQINWFPEYLKEGRFAKGIESAPDWCISRTRFWGAPMPVWMGEDGEQLVIGSREEIFELNKPFGQLTKLIITRHAESVANVEKHYDDTGDSPLSENGKRQAEELMAELKDKGIDIIITSPFLRAIQTAEPLAKELGIKIITDDRLKETDHGKFANADYNNENTRKLVREQRDRIFTDKSVKFGETGESYTDVEMRVKTVIEEICEKYPGKTVFIVSHGFPVRIATEYLTGKRASETTKNADARTFILDVTNKNLLNLHRPYIDAIKLKSPKTGNTLTRIPEVLDVWMDSGSMPYAQMHYPFENKGEMEASFPADFIAEYVGQVRAWFYVMHVLGVLLNPNNEPTPTPSFTNVITTGVINGNDGRKMSKSYGNYPDPRATIEKYGADPIRFYMLNSPLLSGGDMDFKEEGIMETIKGVMLPIWNTYSFFTTYANIDGWTQDETEIWFTRHAESESNVIQKMSDGTDDPKLTEKGREQAKNAGEKLREQGKNFDVIIYTDRVRTYDTARIIGTEIGFIGEYIVHDGFAEQSAGEYANKTLQEIATMKGLPTDTSHVELRKIYKNNSAENLEQFEKRILAAYEDVLAKYKGKRVLIIAHAGTPRPILANYMGMDKETANYNTTIHNADPFRLATTKIVNPLDRWILSKLQVLIGQVHDAMEGYDISRACRAIVDYMDELTNWYVRLSRRRFWGSDMTDDKKSGYETLHTVLVEVSKLLAPYMPFLAESIFQGLTRKESVHLEYVTFPNRHLISSDLNRDMEICEHIVSLGLALRSRKNIRVRQPLQSVTITQELDEYYQSIIRDELNVKEVRFENPERLAKKICKPDARKIGPKYGKDVQKVIMEAKNGNFVEKENGIVDVSGFILERGEYTMEYLPLEGVGDVEGGYGMVISLDMNITESLKLEGYARDLIRAIQEMRKEADYQVTDRISLHIFGEKHEEILASFGEMIQSETLATIAPLMVNPDLQKEVEIDEGITLTIQIEK; encoded by the coding sequence ATGCCTTTCCCATCCATCTCCCCAAAACAATCATTCCCAGCTCTCGAATCCGAGATTCTCGCGTATTGGAAAGCGAACAATACCTTCAAGAAATCCATCGAATCCCGTCCAGAGGACAATCCATACCGATTCTACGACGGTCCTCCATTTATCACCGGAACTCCGCACTATGGAAGTCTTCTTTCAAGTATCGTGAAGGATGTGGTCGGACGATACTGGACGATGCGCGGCAAGCGTGTCGACCGCGTCTGGGGTTGGGACTGTCATGGTCTCCCGATAGAGGAAAAAGTCCAGAAAAAGCTCGGTCTCAAGTCAAATCGCGAAATCGAGGAACACGGGGTAAAGTCATTTATCGACGGTTGTTATGAATATACTCAATCTACCTCTGCAGAGTGGGATTGGTATATCGACAAGATCGGTCGTTGGGTGGATATGGATCGTGCGTATCGCACCATGGATCAGGACTATATGGAGTCCGTGATGTGGGTGTTCAAGCAGCTCTGGGACAAGGGTCTCATCTACGAGGGAAAGCGTGTTTCGCTCTACTCTTGGAAGCTCTCGACTCCGATTTCCAACTTTGAGGTGGCGATGGATGACACGTATCAGGACGTGAACGACCCAGCGATTACGGTGAAGTTCCGACTTGAGGCTAATGATAAATTCCCAGAAAATACCTCTATCCTCGCCTGGACGACGACTCCATGGACAATACCTGCGAATATGGCGCTCGGAATAGGGGAGAAGATTACCTACGTTCTCGTAGAAAATAATGGTGAGAATTATATCGTTGCTGCAACTCGTGCGGAGACCGTATTCAAAGGAAAAGGAGAATACACGGTTGTTCGTGAATTCTCTGGCGCTGACCTCGTCGGACTCTCATATATTCCACCATTTCCAGAGTACTATAAGAATAAGTGGGATGCCTTATCTCCTGAGTGAGTTCAATCAGAAATTCTAAAACATTTAACCAATTCTAAAGCGTATTTTGATTGATTAAAAGAAGGAAGACTTAGAACTTATCACAAAGTTTATGCTGCGGATTTCGCGACTGATACCGATGGTACTGGTATCGTACATATCGCGCCAGAGTTCGGAGATGTCGACTTCGGTCTCGCGAAAAAGTACGGAATCCCCGTGACAGAGGCAATGGACGAGGCAGGGAAGTACACGGCAGAGATTTTCGACTACGAAGGGACTCACTACCTCGACCTCGAGAATCCTGAGAAATGAGCCAACAAGATCAATATCGAACGCATGAAGGCGAACAATACACTCTTCAAGCTTGAATGAATCACACACCGCGTGCCATTCTGTCCACGCTCTGGAACTCCACTCATGCAGCGCGCACAATCATCATGGTTCATCGATATCCAATCACAGAAAGACAAGCTCCTCGAAGCGAACAAGCAGATTAACTGGTTCCCAGAATACTTGAAGGAAGGTCGATTTGCAAAGGGAATCGAATCCGCGCCAGACTGGTGCATCTCTCGTACTCGTTTCTGGTGAGCACCGATGCCAGTGTGGATGGGAGAAGACGGCGAGCAACTCGTTATCGGTTCTCGTGAAGAGATTTTCGAACTCAACAAGCCGTTTGGACAACTCACGAAGCTCATCATCACTCGCCATGCAGAAAGTGTTGCAAATGTAGAAAAACACTATGACGATACTGGGGATTCTCCGCTCTCAGAAAACGGAAAGAGACAGGCTGAAGAACTCATGGCAGAACTGAAAGATAAATGAATTGATATCATTATCACTTCACCGTTTCTTCGCGCAATCCAGACAGCAGAACCTCTCGCAAAAGAACTTGGAATTAAAATTATTACAGATGATAGACTGAAAGAAACTGATCATGGAAAATTTGCAAATGCAGACTACAACAATGAAAATACTCGGAAACTTGTTCGCGAACAAAGAGATAGAATTTTTACAGATAAAAGCGTAAAATTCTGAGAAACAGGAGAATCATATACAGATGTCGAAATGCGAGTAAAAACCGTAATAGAAGAAATATGTGAAAAATATCCTGGAAAAACTGTGTTTATCGTGAGTCATGGATTCCCTGTCAGAATAGCTACAGAATATCTTACTGGAAAACGAGCATCAGAAACAACAAAGAATGCTGACGCGAGAACATTTATCCTCGACGTTACCAATAAAAACCTTCTCAACCTTCACCGTCCATATATCGACGCTATCAAGCTCAAATCTCCAAAAACAGGAAATACTCTCACACGTATACCAGAAGTCCTCGACGTCTGGATGGACTCAGGTTCTATGCCGTACGCGCAGATGCACTATCCATTCGAGAACAAGGGTGAGATGGAGGCGAGCTTTCCAGCGGATTTCATCGCGGAATACGTCGGTCAGGTTCGTGCTTGGTTTTATGTGATGCACGTTCTCGGAGTACTCCTCAATCCGAACAATGAACCGACTCCAACTCCATCATTCACGAATGTTATCACAACCGGTGTCATCAATGGAAATGATGGCCGCAAGATGAGTAAATCATACGGAAATTATCCTGATCCTCGTGCGACGATCGAGAAATACGGAGCTGATCCGATCCGTTTCTATATGCTCAATTCTCCACTCCTCTCAGGCGGAGATATGGACTTCAAAGAAGAGGGAATTATGGAGACGATCAAGGGTGTGATGCTCCCAATCTGGAACACGTATTCATTCTTCACAACATATGCAAACATCGACGGCTGGACGCAAGATGAGACAGAAATCTGGTTCACTCGTCATGCGGAAAGTGAATCGAATGTGATACAGAAAATGAGTGATGGAACTGATGATCCGAAACTCACAGAAAAAGGAAGAGAGCAAGCAAAGAATGCTGGAGAAAAACTCCGTGAACAAGGGAAGAATTTCGATGTCATTATCTATACAGATCGCGTTCGTACATACGATACTGCTCGTATTATTGGCACAGAAATTGGATTCATAGGAGAATATATCGTCCATGATGGATTCGCAGAACAATCAGCTGGGGAATATGCGAACAAGACGCTCCAAGAAATTGCTACAATGAAATGACTTCCAACCGATACGAGTCATGTGGAACTCAGAAAAATCTACAAAAATAATTCTGCAGAAAATCTCGAACAATTCGAGAAAAGAATCCTTGCAGCCTATGAAGATGTCCTCGCGAAATACAAAGGAAAACGAGTACTCATAATAGCTCATGCAGGAACACCTCGTCCGATTCTCGCGAACTATATGGGAATGGACAAAGAAACAGCGAATTACAATACTACTATCCACAATGCTGACCCATTCCGACTCGCAACGACCAAAATCGTAAATCCGCTCGACCGTTGGATCCTCTCGAAACTTCAGGTTCTCATCGGACAAGTACACGACGCCATGGAATGATACGACATCTCTCGTGCCTGTCGTGCCATCGTCGACTATATGGATGAGCTCACGAATTGGTATGTCCGACTTTCCCGCCGACGTTTCTGGGGATCAGATATGACTGATGATAAGAAATCCGGATATGAGACACTTCACACCGTACTCGTGGAAGTATCGAAGCTCCTCGCTCCATATATGCCATTCCTCGCGGAAAGTATTTTCCAAGGATTGACTAGAAAGGAATCTGTTCACCTCGAATATGTAACCTTCCCAAATCGTCATCTCATATCGAGTGATCTGAATCGTGATATGGAAATCTGTGAACATATCGTCTCCCTCGGACTCGCGCTTCGCTCACGCAAAAATATCCGTGTCCGTCAGCCACTCCAGTCTGTCACGATCACGCAAGAACTCGACGAATACTACCAGTCCATCATCCGCGATGAACTCAATGTGAAGGAAGTCCGATTCGAGAATCCAGAAAGACTCGCGAAAAAAATCTGCAAACCTGATGCTCGAAAGATTGGTCCAAAATACGGAAAAGATGTACAGAAAGTCATCATGGAAGCAAAGAATGGAAATTTCGTAGAAAAGGAAAATGGTATCGTCGATGTTAGTGGATTCATCCTCGAAAGAGGGGAATACACAATGGAATACCTTCCACTCGAAGGTGTCGGCGACGTCGAAGGTGGCTATGGTATGGTGATTTCTCTCGATATGAACATCACAGAATCACTGAAGCTCGAAGGATATGCTCGCGACCTTATCCGTGCCATCCAAGAGATGCGAAAAGAGGCTGACTACCAAGTCACAGATCGTATATCGCTCCATATTTTCGGTGAGAAACACGAAGAAATCCTCGCATCATTCGGAGAAATGATCCAATCCGAAACGCTCGCTACAATCGCTCCGCTCATGGTGAATCCTGACCTCCAGAAAGAAGTAGAAATCGATGAGGGAATCACTCTCACAATCCAGATAGAGAAATAA